A window of Bacteroidales bacterium contains these coding sequences:
- the folB gene encoding dihydroneopterin aldolase: MEIISIEGMQFCSPIGCFAEEKIVHPHFIVDVYISLDASIPMQNDKLESTINYQEVYLLIKHTMEHQHNLIEHASNEIINIILKKYDKALSVKCKIRKTNPPLGGQIAAVAFEATKNR, encoded by the coding sequence ATGGAAATTATTTCAATTGAAGGAATGCAATTTTGTTCGCCAATAGGCTGCTTTGCAGAAGAAAAAATTGTTCACCCGCATTTTATTGTTGACGTGTATATATCGCTAGATGCTTCTATTCCGATGCAAAACGATAAATTAGAATCAACAATAAACTACCAAGAAGTTTATTTGTTGATAAAACACACAATGGAACACCAACATAACTTAATAGAACACGCTTCAAATGAAATAATAAACATTATTTTAAAAAAATACGACAAGGCATTAAGTGTGAAATGTAAAATCAGAAAAACAAACCCTCCTCTTGGAGGTCAAATTGCTGCTGTGGCATTTGAGGCAACAAAAAATAGATAA